The following proteins are encoded in a genomic region of Streptomyces lunaelactis:
- a CDS encoding ABC transporter permease: MFVAWRDLRFAKGRFALMGTVVVLITLLVGLLSGLTAGLARENTSAVTGLPADHLVFAAPPGGRSVSFANSTVKEGDWRAWAGRPGVTGAHPLGIRTLNAGAGDRTAAVSSFGVEPDSGLAPEAVTPGRVVLSEQAAEDLGLAAGDSVRIGSLEETVAAVAGDASYSHTPVVWTALDDWQRIGHSGTTPEEQATVIALTTDGGADLAAGDKAIGTNTLTVDQALTAIGSYQAENGSLQLMRGFLFVISALVIGAFFTVWTIQRSGDVAVLKALGASTPYLLRDALGQAVVMLAAGTLLGTGVAVGVGALISGGDVPFVLDPPTVLVPAAVMIALGAVGAGLSIRRITAVDPLTALGSAR; this comes from the coding sequence ATGTTCGTCGCATGGAGAGATCTACGGTTCGCCAAGGGGCGGTTCGCGCTCATGGGCACGGTCGTCGTGCTGATCACCCTGCTTGTGGGGCTGCTGTCCGGGCTGACCGCCGGGCTTGCCCGGGAGAACACCTCGGCCGTCACCGGGCTGCCCGCCGACCACCTCGTCTTCGCGGCCCCGCCCGGCGGCCGGTCCGTCTCCTTCGCCAACTCCACGGTGAAGGAGGGCGATTGGCGCGCGTGGGCCGGGCGGCCGGGGGTCACCGGAGCCCATCCGCTGGGGATCCGCACGCTCAACGCCGGCGCCGGGGACCGTACGGCCGCGGTGTCGTCCTTCGGTGTCGAGCCGGACTCCGGCCTCGCGCCGGAGGCCGTGACGCCCGGCCGCGTCGTGCTGTCCGAGCAGGCGGCCGAGGATCTGGGGCTCGCGGCGGGCGACTCGGTACGGATCGGGAGCCTGGAGGAGACCGTGGCTGCCGTCGCGGGCGACGCCTCGTACAGCCACACGCCGGTGGTGTGGACGGCCCTCGACGACTGGCAGCGCATCGGGCACAGCGGCACCACCCCGGAGGAACAGGCCACTGTTATCGCGCTGACGACGGACGGCGGGGCGGATCTCGCGGCGGGCGACAAGGCCATCGGTACGAATACGCTCACCGTGGACCAAGCGCTGACCGCGATCGGCTCGTACCAGGCGGAGAACGGCTCGCTGCAGCTGATGCGCGGCTTCCTCTTCGTCATCTCCGCGCTGGTCATAGGGGCCTTCTTCACCGTGTGGACGATCCAGCGCAGCGGCGATGTCGCGGTACTGAAGGCGCTCGGTGCCTCCACTCCGTATCTCCTGCGCGACGCGCTCGGGCAGGCGGTGGTGATGCTGGCCGCGGGGACGCTGCTCGGCACCGGCGTGGCGGTCGGCGTCGGCGCGCTGATCAGTGGCGGGGACGTGCCGTTCGTACTGGATCCGCCGACCGTGCTGGTGCCCGCTGCCGTGATGATCGCGCTGGGCGCGGTCGGCGCCGGTCTGTCCATCAGGCGGATCACCGCCGTCGACCCCCTCACCGCCCTCGGGAGCGCCCGATGA
- a CDS encoding ABC transporter ATP-binding protein produces the protein MTSAKLVLDDLTLTYPDGVGRLTALDRVSLDVPAGSLAAVVGPSGSGKSSLLAVAATLVTPDRGRVVVDGTDTGGLTPAARAALRREHIGIVFQQPNLLPSLTAAEQLQVMTHLSGRAARQARARALELLEAVGLTREAGRRPHQLSGGQRQRVNIARALMNEPAVLLVDEPTSALDHERGAAVLDLLVTLTRERSTATVLVTHDWAHLERTDRTVTMSDGRLAAVPVPVPG, from the coding sequence ATGACCTCGGCGAAGCTCGTACTCGACGACCTCACGCTCACCTACCCGGACGGCGTAGGACGGCTCACCGCGCTCGACCGGGTCTCCCTCGATGTGCCCGCGGGCTCGCTCGCCGCGGTGGTCGGCCCGTCCGGATCGGGCAAGTCCAGCCTGCTCGCCGTCGCCGCGACGCTCGTGACCCCGGACCGCGGCCGGGTCGTCGTCGACGGTACGGACACGGGCGGGCTGACCCCCGCGGCGAGGGCCGCCCTGCGCCGGGAGCACATCGGCATCGTCTTCCAGCAGCCCAATCTGCTGCCCTCGCTGACCGCGGCCGAGCAGCTTCAGGTGATGACGCATCTCTCGGGCAGGGCAGCCCGACAGGCCAGGGCTCGTGCGCTCGAGCTGCTCGAAGCGGTCGGTTTGACCCGCGAGGCCGGCCGCCGTCCCCACCAACTGTCGGGCGGCCAGCGCCAGCGAGTGAACATCGCCCGCGCGCTGATGAACGAGCCCGCGGTGCTGCTCGTCGACGAGCCGACGAGCGCGCTCGACCATGAACGGGGCGCGGCGGTCCTGGACTTGCTGGTGACCCTGACGCGCGAGCGGTCCACGGCGACGGTGCTGGTCACCCACGACTGGGCGCACCTGGAGCGGACGGACCGCACGGTGACGATGTCGGACGGGCGGCTCGCGGCGGTGCCGGTGCCGGTGCCGGGCTGA